A genomic segment from Methanoplanus limicola DSM 2279 encodes:
- a CDS encoding AI-2E family transporter, which produces MIIGIIIIAAILAFWDFAGVIIIAGSFSVFLLPAHRYLCRYMRGGFSSAILTTAVAVGIVVAVYVAAIVLYDNIDYLMYLINSILWWLNNELFSGVSGFGEKVNPLPWISDFFRSSLDDMRNYLISLLVMAPMVLIKVMILFLSIFLFLLFGEKIYAEIEGILPEESLSTISIMRDSVVDMLYALFNVHIAVGLAVFFIAFPVFYILGYEHIMFYAVISGILALIPIFGPVILIAFLVLYAVSVSDWYGLAIIIVVAWPLLCAIPDWWMRPVLMGKRTSINSVIMFIAFFGGIAAMGILGFIMGPIFIALLIGCYRILLHKFGDKQDVSSAL; this is translated from the coding sequence GTGATAATCGGGATTATCATAATTGCTGCAATCCTGGCATTCTGGGATTTTGCCGGTGTAATCATCATAGCCGGTTCATTTTCGGTATTTCTCCTTCCGGCACACAGGTATCTCTGCCGGTATATGAGAGGCGGGTTTTCGTCTGCAATTCTGACTACTGCTGTCGCTGTGGGGATTGTTGTTGCGGTGTATGTCGCAGCCATCGTACTATATGATAATATAGACTATCTGATGTACCTTATAAATTCCATTCTCTGGTGGCTCAATAATGAGCTGTTCTCAGGGGTTTCGGGTTTTGGTGAAAAGGTCAATCCGCTCCCATGGATCTCGGATTTCTTCCGGTCTTCGCTTGATGATATGAGAAATTATCTGATAAGTCTCCTTGTAATGGCGCCAATGGTTCTGATAAAGGTAATGATACTGTTTCTCTCGATATTTCTCTTCCTTTTATTCGGTGAGAAGATTTATGCCGAGATTGAGGGCATTTTACCGGAAGAGAGCCTCAGCACGATTTCAATCATGCGTGATTCGGTTGTGGACATGCTCTATGCACTCTTCAATGTCCATATTGCAGTTGGACTGGCGGTATTTTTCATCGCATTTCCGGTATTTTATATTCTGGGGTATGAGCATATTATGTTTTATGCGGTAATATCCGGAATTCTGGCTTTAATTCCGATTTTTGGCCCTGTTATACTCATTGCCTTCCTTGTTCTGTACGCAGTTTCGGTATCTGACTGGTATGGTCTGGCAATTATTATTGTAGTTGCCTGGCCCCTTTTATGTGCTATTCCCGACTGGTGGATGAGACCGGTTCTTATGGGAAAAAGGACGAGTATAAATTCTGTAATTATGTTTATTGCATTTTTTGGAGGTATTGCCGCAATGGGCATTCTGGGTTTTATAATGGGGCCTATATTTATTGCACTCCTGATTGGGTGCTACAGGATTCTTCTCCATAAATTCGGGGATAAACAGGATGTGAGTTCTGCTCTATGA